The following coding sequences are from one Xiphophorus couchianus chromosome 7, X_couchianus-1.0, whole genome shotgun sequence window:
- the LOC114148639 gene encoding U3 small nucleolar RNA-associated protein 14 homolog A, whose translation MAKVSKKNSHKKKLMVSCGDPAISEGDQQLLYEDEEEEQGGMDRAEEETMSSEEDEGEDERKRQKLLEGIRSLGGKRKKALGERSEAAGQMSEFSVNPDGGPGKVQLSDLIGSLEKTPAVPAKSKKQLKNLQRSKKTIESPLSKQETERIQRHTAFQKAASEVSRWDGVITQNQRAEQLLFPLNRDPAGPRPVERLVVGWKARTPLEQEIFALLSANKQPLIDPILTPAEEASVKAMSLEEAKIRRAELQKARALQSYYEAKARRERKIKSKKYHKVQNKAKRKEFLKHFEEMVRMDPAVALQELNKMELARMQERMTLKHQNSSKWAKSKAIMAKYDEEARKAMQQQLEMNKELTQRLITPLNDDDDEEEEKEEAAADEADMLPDFVNNAVDGRDASNPWMKGKLSAEPAQQQLSDALTEAAQASVSEEEECQAGETEEEALLGEFNSRRKLHQAQESDAAGGVLPEEVTEDRAAAVESEASDSDDSCLLESPSISRGRENVLKETKATDHSERSALMEERLMRIRTVEDLELLPHEPSDEPSQPPTTKAPPSEEKHLSKRKKKGIELKEVLTKETKLIKVPFTPTVTDSEDPEAKIDQRGLIKEAFAGDDVISDFLKDKRRKEDEGKSKVIDLTLPGWGDWGGVGLKPPKRKRRRFRVKSAPPPPRKDQHLPSVIISEKRNTSVSLHQVHSLPFPFENHAQFESCIRSPLGRAWNTERTVKKVTKPRVVTQLGAIIDPMAEEELLKSNKKVVASS comes from the coding sequence ATGGCGAAAGTCTCCAAGAAAAACAGTCATAAAAAGAAGTTAATGGTGAGCTGCGGTGATCCTGCCATCAGCGAGGGGGATCAACAGCTGCTGTAtgaagacgaagaagaagaacaagGCGGTATGGATAGAGCAGAGGAAGAAACCATGAGCAGCGAGGAGGACGAGGGAGAGGATGAACGAAAACGGCAAAAATTGCTGGAGGGGATCAGGTCTCTGGGTGGGAAGAGGAAGAAGGCGCTGGGGGAGAGGTCTGAGGCGGCCGGACAAATGTCCGAGTTCTCCGTGAACCCTGACGGTGGTCCCGGTAAGGTCCAGCTGTCGGATCTGATTGGGAGCTTAGAAAAGACCCCTGCTGTTCCggctaaaagtaaaaagcagttGAAGAATCTGCAGCGCTCTAAGAAAACCATTGAATCTCCTCTGAGCAAACAAGAGACTGAGAGGATCCAGAGGCACACGGCTTTCCAGAAGGCAGCATCAGAAGTGAGCCGCTGGGACGGCGTTATCACCCAGAACCAGAGGGCCGAACAGCTGCTGTTCCCTCTGAACCGGGACCCGGCCGGCCCCAGACCTGTAGAGAGACTGGTGGTGGGCTGGAAGGCTCGGACTCCACTGGAGCAGGAGATCTTTGCTCTGTTGTCTGCCAACAAGCAGCCCCTTATTGACCCCATTCTGACCCCTGCTGAGGAGGCGTCAGTAAAGGCCATGAGCCTGGAGGAGGCTAAAATCCGCCGTGCTGAGCTGCAAAAAGCCCGGGCCCTGCAGTCCTATTATGAGGCCAAGGCtcggagagagagaaaaatcaaaagcaagAAGTATCACAAAGTGCAGAACAAGGCCAAGCGGAAGGAATTCCTGAAGCACTTTGAAGAGATGGTTCGGATGGATCCAGCAGTTGCTCTGCAGGAGCTGAATAAGATGGAGCTGGCCAGGATGCAGGAGAGGATGACATTAAAACACCAGAACAGCAGCAAGTGGGCCAAGTCAAAGGCCATCATGGCCAAATATGACGAAGAGGCTCGCAAAGctatgcagcagcagctggagatgaaCAAAGAGCTCACTCAAAGGCTGATTACTCCACtcaatgatgatgatgatgaggaggaggagaaggaggaggcaGCAGCAGATGAGGCTGATATGCTTCCTGACTTTGTGAACAATGCAGTGGATGGTCGAGATGCATCAAATCCGTGGATGAAAGGCAAGCTATCTGCAGAACcagcacagcagcagctgagtgACGCACTGACTGAGGCAGCACAGGCCTCAgtcagtgaggaagaggagtgtCAGGCTGGGGAAACAGAAGAGGAAGCCCTCCTCGGAGAGTTTAACAGTAGGAGGAAACTGCATCAAGCTCAGGAGTCTGACGCAGCAGGAGGTGTTTTACCAGAGGAGGTGACAGAGGACAGAGCTGCAGCGGTCGAGTCGGAGGCTTCTGACAGTGATGACAGCTGTCTGTTGGAGTCCCCAAGCATCTCCAGAGGAAGAGAAAATGTCCTGAAAGAGACAAAAGCAACTGACCACTCTGAGCGGTCAGCTCTGATGGAGGAGAGGCTGATGAGGATCAGGACTGTGGAAGACTTGGAGCTTCTCCCTCATGAGCCATCAGATGAACCCAGTCAGCCTCCCACTACAAAAGCCCCTCCCTCTGAAGAGAAGCACCtaagcaaaaggaaaaagaaaggaatagAGTTGAAAGAAGTTCTCACTAAAGAGACAAAGCTTATCAAAGTTCCATTTACTCCAACTGTCACAGACTCGGAGGATCCAGAAGCTAAGATTGACCAAAGAGGACTGATTAAGGAAGCTTTTGCTGGAGATGATGTAATCTCAGACTTTCTTAAAGATAAAAGGAGGAAGGAGGATGAAGGGAAGTCAAAGGTGATAGACCTCACCCTGCCTGGCTGGGGGGATTGGGGGGGGGTGGGTCTAAAGCCACCAAAAAGAAAGCGCAGAAGGTTTAGGGTTAAGAGTGCCCCTCCTCCACCAAGGAAAGACCAGCATCTTCCCAGTGTCATCATCTCTGAGAAGAGGAACACCTCTGTCAGCCTCCACCAGGTTCATTCCCTGCCATTCCCCTTTGAGAACCATGCACAGTTTGAGAGCTGTATCCGCTCACCACTTGGCCGCGCCTGGAACACGGAGCGAACTGTGAAAAAGGTCACCAAACCCAGAGTGGTCACCCAGCTGGGGGCCATCATTGATCCCATGGCTGAGGAGGAACTGCTGAAGAGCAACAAGAAGGTGGTTGCTAGTAGCTAG